The stretch of DNA ATAGGGCGGAGAATGAGTGGTTCAGATCCCTGACAGATCCATCACCACCGTCCCGGGTGCCGCACTGGTAAGATCAGCAACCGTCTCGGGATGGCAGGTGAAGTAGAGGACCTGGCAGGTCTCTGCGAGCTCTGCGATTGCCTTGCATGCATTCTTTCGCCGTCCGGGATCGAAGTTGACGAGAATATCATCAAAGATGATCGGAACGGGGGCGGATGTATGCACATAGTCACGGATATAGCCAAACCTGAGTGCAAGATAGAGCTGTTCGGCTGTTCCCCGCGAGAGTTCATCAACCCTCTTTCGGCCTCCTCTTCTCTCCTCGACGAAGAGATCCGCTCCATTCGCAGCGTCGAGGGGTTTGATGATCCTGGTGTACCTTCCTCCGGTGATGCCTGTGAAGAACGACTGCGCCTCCTGCAGGATCGCCGGTTGTTTCTCACGCTCAAACGTCTCGACAGCCATGGTAAGCAGGCTTGATGCGGTGGTATAGACCGCCCACTCCCTTGATATCCGGTTGATCTCCTCCCGAAGCGCGGCCGCATCCGAGATGAGGACGGTGAGCTGGTCATCTCCCTCGATCATGGAAGAGCGTTCCTGAAGAGTGCCGATCTCCTGGTTGATCTCCTCGATTGCCGTGTGTATCCCTGACTGCTCATCCTCCATCTCACTGAGGCGGGCGGTCATCACGATGGGATCATACTCTCCCAATGCCATGATGACGTCATCGAACCGCTCCTCTCCGCTGATCCTCCTGATTGCAGCCTCGGCATCATGGATGCGTCTCTTCAGCTCCTGCCTCTCCCGTGAGAGACGTTCAAACTCCCGATATTCATCAGGTGTTGCCGCCCCCCTGCTCTGGAGGAGGGTGGCGAGCATCCCGGTGGTCTTCTCCAGACGGGAGCGGGTATTCTCCATTGCTTTTTCTTCGCCATTCCTTTTCTCAATAAGACTTTTCCTTCGTCTCATCGTTTCTTCTGCCTCGTTGAGGAGGGTCACAAGCCTCTCTCCGATACCCTCCGGGGTCCCGGCCACAGCCTCCCCGCAGGCAGCAGCAGCGGCACGGATATCTTCCTCAAAGGATTGAATCTCTTCATAAAGGGACTCTTCTCTCTTTCTGTCCAGATCAATCGCTGCAATGAGGTCTTTTGCCTCCTTGATCCCGCCGATGAGGTGGGTGATGAGTTCGGGATGGGTCGTCGTTGGGAGACCGCGAACCCGGCACCAGCTCTTCCATGCATCAACCGCATCCTTCCGTCCGGATCTGGCAAGGGAAAGAGCATCCTCCTGTACGTTCAGTTCAGTGGATGCGGTTCGGCAGAGCACCTCCGCACGTGCCATATCCTTCGCGAGGTCGGCACCCCGGTCGGCAAGCGTGACGATATCCTCATGATGATCTCTGAGATCCTCAGCCTCTCTCCTTGATGGAATGGATGCAAGACCGAATGTCACGGCGAGCCTCTGCCCCTTCTCTATGGCGGCAGCGTGTTTCATCTCAATCTTCTTTCGCTCTGATGCAAGCGTCTCTGCCTCATCCTGGTATGATCCGGTATCCGGGACTGAAGAGCCGGCAACGCTGGCAGTTCCCCTGAAGATGAGGATGCCTGCACCGGCAATGATCAGAATGACAGCAAGAGCGGCTGCCGGGAGGAGTGCCTCTGCCAGGAATCCTCCGATGAGGGTAAGGATGGCGGCCAGGAAGACGAGGTAGCCTGGCCATGCCGGGGGTTGTGGCGGTTGCGGTATCTTCAGGGATGCAATGATCTCGTTTGTTCGTGCCTCTTCTTTCCGTATGGTGTTGAGATCATCTTCAAGGCTCTCGATCTGCTGGATGATCCCAAGAAGGTCCCGAGCCTCTCCGAACTGTTGCCGTGCGATAGCCGGCTCCGGTACCTCTCCGAGGTCTCTTCGGCGCTCCTGTATCCGGAAGAGTTCTTCCCTCTTCTCCGCGTATGCCGTTTTGGCTGCTGCATGATTGATCGATGCAGTTCTGCAGGCATCATCTGTCCTCTCAAGATCCTCGTGGAGGGCCTTTATCTCATTTATGACCGGGATCGATGTATCAAAGCCGGTTATCCGCTCACGGCTCCATTCTCCCCCGAGGTTTTCCAGCTGTGATGCAGATCTCTCCTCCTTCTGCTTACGATTCAGCTGGTATCTCGCCAAATCATCCTTCCGGGATCGGTACCGCTCAATCGTCCGTTCAATGGATCGGATTGCATCTGCCTGACTGAGGATCTCTTCCCGGGGGTGTACCGCCGTCAGCTCCGTATCTATCCTTGTACACTGCTCAATCCGGTCTTTTGAATCGTCGTCGAGCCGCCGGACCTCCTCAACCAACCGGTCAAGCTCAAGGAGGTCGTCTTCAGGGAAGGGTCCCGTCTCTGGAATCATCTCAAGTGCCCGGATTGCCTCCTCCCGTTCGAGATAGAGATCCCAGGCTTTTGAGAGGGCTGTGGCATAGGTGATCTCCTCTTCACGCCTCTTCTTGTCTCCTCTCTTCCGGGCAAGCTCTCCTCTCTTCTCTGAGATTGCTTCGTTGATCCGATCATACTCTCCCTGGCTCTCTTTTATTGTCCGGATCTTCTGCTCAAGGTCCTTGAGTTCAGTGATTCGGATATTTATCTCCTTCTTCTTCCCTTTTACCGCATAGATCGCATCTGCCGATGCACCCAACTCATCGGCAACCCTTCGTACCGGAAGGTTTCCTGCACCGGCTGCAGCCAGTCTGTCCCGTATCTCCTTCCGATCAATCGTCCCAAACTCCTGGAGCTCATCAAGGCTGATTGCACAGATATTTTCATAAAAGACCTGGTCTGCCGGGCCAAGAAGAGAGGGGAGGAGCGGGCTGTTCACCGGTGATCCATCCGGCCTGGTGATCTTCGGGCTGCTTCGTACACCATCCCTGTGAAGCAGATATGCTTCTCCGGCATCTGTCTCAAACGCAAGCCTGCCCCCGATCTTTCCACCGTTAGCCGGCTGGTAATGGTTGAGATCCTTCTTCCTTCCATCCGGGAAGCCATAGAGCATGCGTCTGATGAAGGCGAGCATGGTCGTCTTTCCTGCTTCGTTCGGGCCGAGGACTGCGGTTACTCCATCGCCAAACTGATCGGGAGGACTCCATTGGCTGAACTTTCCAAATCCGTCGATGAAGAGCGAGGTGATCTTCATTCGATCCCTCCCGCAGCGAGCCTGGAGAGGAGGAGGGCCTCCGCCTCCTCAATGATCGCGGTGATCTCGTCATCATCAGGCTGATTGAGATACGAGCGGGCATAGGATATGTAGAGAGGGGCAATCGCCTCGGCAATCCTTTGTTTCTCCCCAGAGAGTAATCCTGCACTCTTTTTGCAGATCTCTCCGAGGATATCCTCACGGGCGATGATCTCTTCCCGATTAATCTGTGGGGTTGTCCGGGAGATGATCCGCTCCGGGTAGACAGGGTGCTTCCCGACGGGTGTATCCTCGGTCAGCCGCTCAGCAAGTGCGGTGATCCCGCCCCCTGCAAGTTCATGGTTGAGGGGTGTTACTCCGGTCAGGATGAGGCGGGTGATGATCGGACCATATGCCTCCTCGGATACCGCAGCAAGCCTCTCTCTAATCTTCTCTTCGAGGATGCCGAGATCAGAAGCCCCGGAGATATCAATCTCGATCAGATCCCAGCGGTAGCTTCCTGTCCGGACAGACTCGATCCCGACCGATCCATCGATATTGACCGTGACAAGACGACATCCCCGATCACCGGTCTCGCCCATGTCCCTCCCCTGGGGGTTGCCGGCATAGATGATGTACGGATCCCCGGCTGATATTGTGGCAGGCTGGTGGATATGGCCGAGTGCCCAGTACTCATAGCCGCATTCCCTCAGATCATCGATGCTGCAGGGGGCATATGGCTCATGGCCGGCTGCCCCTCCGATACTGCAATGGAGAAGACCGATGCTAAAGGGCCATTCCCTATCGCGGGGTGGAAACCGCTCCGCAAGGTTTTCTCGGATATGAGCCGTTGCAAAGCTCATTCCGGCAATTGCCGCAATCGGGGTTCCATCCTGATCGCTGTGGATGATCACCTCCGGCTCGTCTGATGAGAAGCAATGGGCATTCTTTGGGAGCTGAATCGATCGTGACCAGGCATTTGCGGGATCGTGGTTTCCATGGACGATATACGCGGCAATCCCGCTCTTCTCAAGCTGCCTGAGCCCGTCTCTGAACTGCAGCTGTGCCCGGATGTTTCTATCCGCACTATCATAGACATCACCGGCAACGAGCAGGAAGTCGACCTCCTCCCTGATACAGAGATCAATGATCGACTGCCATGCCGTGTAGGTGGCATCGGTGAGACTGGATGAGACATCCGGATGCATGCCGGGGAGGGTGATCACCCTGCTTCCGAGGTGGAGATCAGCGGTATGCACAAAACGGAGGGGACGGGACGGGGGCTGCATGCTCTGTATTTATTGTAGTTATCGATAAAGCTTCGTATAATTGTTTAAGTGAATATCTTCTTACACTACGCCCTCCCCCTTCCCGATACCTTTTTGAAGGAGACCTGCTATTCCATCACGTACGGACGAAAAGCAGGAGAAGAATCATGGAAAAACTAGGTGAATACTTCAACAGGCAACCGAGGATCGGCACCCTGAGCACGGCGAACCGGGAGGGGCGGGTCGATTCGGCTGTCTTCGGCTCCCCGATGATGACTGATGAGAAGACGGTTGTGATGGCTCTTGGCAAGGGACGGACCCTTGACTATCTCAATGAGAATCCTCATGCGGTCTATCTGATCATGGAGCCGGGAAAGTCGTTTGAGGATTGGAAAGGTCTTCGGGTCTATCTGAAGATGACGGAATCCGCAACCTCCGGGGAAGCACTTGAAACATTCAGGAACAGGATCGCAGAGATGGCCGGCAGTGAGGCGGCAGCCATGGTCCATGCGGCGGTTACCTTCACAATCACCGAAGTCCGCCCTCTCATCGACATGGGACAGGGATGGGAAGCGTCCATCTGAGCTCTCTCACTTTCTCCCGGTAAAAAAAATTTCAGGGTTGCCGGATTCGGCTATCCTGTCCCCCTGCGTATTATAACTTAAACGTCGGGGCGGTATCGAAGAGCTTCTGGTAGAGCGAGTTGAAGAGGGTAATATACTCCCCGGCCTTCTCGGTGGAGGAGTACCGCTTCTTATCCCCCTCAACCGTCTCCATGAGGTACTCCTTCTCCATCAGAAACCCGAGGTACTCCTGGCCGGTCTTTGAGTTCAGATCACACCTGTTGATGATCCCGGTAAATGACTGCGGCTTTCTGCAGAAGACAAGGATCTCCCAGTAGATCTCATACGCGGTTCTCCGTCCGCTCATCTCAGGCTCATCTCCAGCGTCTTTTCCAGTAGATCCTCTGACTGTTCGATCTCCTTCAGCCGCTCATCCCAGACCTTCGCAAACCGGTAGAAGTAGATTGACGATATGAGGCTCGCGATGGCGAAGGCGACCATGATAATCATGGACGGGAGGAGCAGCAGGTTCGGTCCGATGGTGAAGGAGAAGCTCCCTGATGAGAGAGCGACGTGTTCAAGGCTCGCAATGGTCCCAAGGGCAAAGATACTGCAGCTCCCAAGCATACAGACATAGATCATCCGATGGATTGTGCCGTGATTATCCCGGTAATGGGAGAGCATCCTGACGATGAGACGGGTCAGCTCTTCGTCTCTCTCATCATGGCCGGATTCGGTCGGCGATACGCTCTTCTTCGTCAGCTTCCCGAGATCATCCTTTATCGATTCGATCCCCTCAAAGACCCTGGCACTGGTGATGATCCAGGCAAGTCCGATTATCATTGCAGATACGGCAACAATGAGGAAGACCGGGGAGAAGGTCACAGACATCTCTGTGGTAAACGTCTCCCATATTGAGATTACTTCCTGTACAACGACCATCAGTCCGAATGCCATCAGGAGTGCGGCGAAAGCGATATTCATCACAGAGACACGAAAGAAGTGTCGTACCTCGCGCTGAAATTGTCTGAATGTTGACTCTTCCATACTGGTATTCACCAGCCTATTGGTATATTGGCCTTATATAAATAAAAGGCATGAAACTAAGATACGTACTAGTGATCAGTCTCTCATGATGGATCTGAAGGTTGCAGTTGAGGTGATCCTCCGGATCTGGGAGGAGATCGGCGATATTGATATTCGTCGGGCGATTCGAAGGATCCCGGAGACAATTCGTGATACAATCCGGGGGAGTGGGGGTACTCCCCCTCCACGCCTGAAAGAACGCCGCAAATCGAAGCGGAAGAGATGATCTCCGGATATTTCCCAGAACATAATGAGTACTACCTCTCTCCCTTGGTGCTTCATCGATACATCTGGCCAGAATTCTCCAGAGGGCGCCCCTCCGACGAACATCTCCCTGTTACGGATCGTACAACGTTCTGAAAAAAATGGATGGTTGCATTATCTTCTGCGGAGGGCAAGGGATGCAGCCGCACAGAGGCCTGCAACTGCCAGAAATGCGCCAAATCCCGGAATCTCCACCGGTCCGGGGGTGGCCGGGGTAGGTTCAGGCACTGCCAGCGGCGGGGTTATCCGATAGACTCGACCGGTCTCCCCTTCAGGTCCTCGATTCTCAGAGGTCAGGACGTAGAGCTCGTGGTTCGCATCCTGCCCAAGTGCCAGTATATAGGCCCCGACTGTCCCATCAGGAACAATCTCCAGCTCTGAGAACTCCCACATCCCAGTGGCGTGACCGTCTTGAGGGGGTGTTGCGACAAAAAGGATTCCGTCTCCACTGGCATCGACCCTGTTCCATTCGGCGAATATATAGCGTCCATACAATTCAGGCATCGAGCTGCCACGGTAGATATACCCCCCGACAACAACTGCACCAAGACCCCCAGGCTGATTGGCATTTGGATACTCGATGATCGGGTCAATCAGTGGCTCACCGCGGAGACCGGTCACCGGAACCTCTTCAGGGGATACTCCCGGGTTTTCCGGATCGAAGGCATGGCTCCCCTCTTTCAGATTCCAGCCATAGTTTCCACCAGGCTCGATAATGTTGACCGATTCCCAGAGAGCCTGCCCGGCATCGGCTGCAAACAGCTGCCGCTCCCCACCGGCATCAAAGCTTGTGCGCCATGCATTCCGTATCCCATAGGCGAAGATCTCATCCCGTCCTTCCTGTTCGACAAACGGATTGTCGTCTGGTATCTCATAGGGCTCTTCACCGTCGATGTCGATCCGAAGGATGCTGCCGAGCAGTGTGGTGATGTCCTGCCCATGTCCTTGTGGTGGGTGGCCTACCCCAACGTCATTGCTTCCGCCGCCGTCTCCGAGAGGGATATAGAGGTATCCGTCGGGTCCAAACATGATCGACCCTCCATTATGGTTGAACTGTGGCTGATGGATCTCAAGGATCACCCTCTCAGAGTCGTGATCTGCCCGGTTTGGATCAGCCTGTGAGACCGCAAACTCGGATATCCGGCTTGTGTGGTCCCAGCCCTGAGGCGCATCCTCGGAGAGAGGAGCGCTGTAGTAGATGAAGAATCTGTTATTATCAGCGAAATTACGGTGGAACGCAAGGCCGAGCAACCCCCGTTCATCGAATCCTGATCTCAGATCGACGAGATTGGCGGAGATGTCGAGGAACGGTTCATTAAGGAGATTGTTCTCTGCATCAATAATCCATATCAGACCAACCTGATCGACAACAAAAAGCCGGTTGGTTCCGTCGTCAGGAGAGGTTAGTGTGACGGGTGCGACAAAATTCCCGGGGATGAGTTCCAGTCCCACCCGCTCCATCGTCACCTGAGGTGCAATAATGGCAAAGGGCTCAACGACCATCTCTCCGTCCACAAAGACCGGCACATCCTCGCCCGGAAACTCATAGACGCCGATAACACCTGCATCGATATGCAGCATGGCAAAGAGGGTCTCTGTTGCATCTCTCAGATCGATGGTGACCATCAGATCTTCACTCACCCCATCCTCTACCGGGGCGTAGCCGATGACCGGTCCGGGGGTGCCGTTCTCCTCAGCATGAATGACGATCCAGCCCGGTCCTGCACTGATCACCTGATCGATTCTTACCATCTGATTTATGATCTCCTGATCTGCCACAAGAACAGCCGGTTCAATGACATCCTGCATCTCAAGGACGATGACCTCCCCCGTCATTTGAGGATGGGGGATGCAGAAGTACGGGTAGGTTCCCGGCTCGTTAAAGGTATATTCAAACTCTTCACCCTTGCCGAAGAGCCCGGAGTCAAAGATTCCCTCGGTGCTCGTGACGGTATGATCCACGGGGTCACTATTCGTCCAGATGACAGTTGTCCCTGCTTCGATGGTGATGGACTGTGGCTGGAAGGCAAAGTTTTCGATCCTGATATCTTCATTCTGCAGGTCTGCATGGGCAGGAATGACCATGAGAATGAGCAGAATTATTACTGCGATCAGATAGACTGGGATTTTCATGTAATCACCTCGTTTGAAACTCGCAATCGTCTGATGCTTCAACCGGGATCGAATCTGTGGTATTCTGGATCGACGTTGATTTGTACGACCTGTATCATGGCAGGCCTTCGCTGGTATCTCTGCTCGTTCGATTGCAGATGACTGCCGCTCACCACTAGATTGAGTATATTATATATAAATATCACTATCTAAAAAATCTGAAGCGATGATGCCATGTATCTCTTGTTCTGGAAAGCCGCCCCGGGTTTTGCTGGCAGTTCGGAGTGTTTATATTCCATTCCGCTGCCATTCGATCCCTTTTTGAGGATATGATGAAAATGACATCGAGTTGAAAAATAGGGTGGTGGCTTCTGATCCGATCCCCCGGATCAGGTGCCCCCCAGATCTGTGAAGACACGTTCAATGACCTTCCTGACCTTTTCTGCTTCCTCATCTGTCTGCAGTCCAAGTGTTCGTTTCAGATCCTCATCAGAAACCACGGCCAGCCTTCTGATCTCATCGGGATTCTGTATCTCGAGACGATCCATTGCTGTCAGCGTCCGCTGGAAGAGCTTCTCGTTCTTCTGCGCCTCTTCATCAGACTGGATCATCGATCTCAGCTCCGCGATGCTGACAGGCTGTGCTATCGTCAGGATCACCAGGGATCCCGGCTCGACAATTTCATCTGCGCCGGGTGACTGCTCAACAACAATCCGATCAGGGTTTTGGGATCGCGTATACCTGATCTCTCCGGCTTTCAGACTCGCCTTCCTGAGAGACTCTTTTGCCTCCTCTTCTGTTTGATCGATCAGTTTTGGAACGGTGACACCCTCCCTGGATATGACGAGATCCACCCGGCTCATCCCCTCAACCTCTGCTCCTTCGGGAGGGTTCTGGCCAAGAACGAGATCTGGTGGTTCTGCCGAGAGCTCCTGCCTGATCTCTCCTGCGATGAGATGATTGTCAATGATCATCCGGAGTGCATCATCCTTTCGCATCCCGGTAAGCTTTGGAATGATCACCGTCTCCGGAATGGATAGCGTCAGCATAACAGTACTCTTTAATGGTACCTCTGCATATGCCTCGGGCTCCTGATTGAACACCGTTCCGGCAGGTGACGGGCTCGGTCGCTCTTTCGTCTCAACATTGAGGCCGGCCCTTTGAATCTCCATAATTGCAGTCTCTTTGGACATGCCAGTACATTGCGGAACCCCGACAAGATTTGTGTCCATCCGGGGTACTGCTGAGAAGGAGAGCTTAATCGAACTGAGGGACTCCGGGGTCACCATCTCTCCGGGATAGGGGAGCTTCATTGCAAAGTTGTTATCCTTATCAACAGAGAGACTGGCTTTAATATCCGCATCAAACCTGCCGACGATGTAGCCTACTCTCCCCCCGGTTGTCTGCAACCCCTCCTCCATCTTCACCAGGGCGTTCTTCAGCATCCCGGTCAGTTCTTCAGGCAACAGCTTCGGCCGCTGCAGCTCCCTCTCCAGGATCTGAATTCTGTTCCGGGTTTCATACTCCTCTTTCTCAAGCCGGGCAACAGCAGTCCGGAGCTGTTCATTCTCAACAGAGAGGGCGATCTTCTCGAATTTGATCGATGCGAGCCGGGTATGGATATCCGGACTCTCTGCGCCAGTCTCCGGCATCCTGATCTCTTTCTCGAGACCTGCGATTCTGCCACGGAGGAGAGCTTCCTCTCTCTCCAGACGTCCGACTGATCCCTTCAGCTCTTCATTCTCCTGTCCGAGAGCCACTTTCTCCTGGTGAAGGGCGGCGAGGTTCCTTCGGAGATCAGTGATCTCTTCATCCGTCTTCGTATCCCTGGCCTCCTTCTCAAGAGCAGCAAGTCTGGTCTGTAACCCCGCCTCCTCTCTCTCAAGCCGTCCGACAGCTTTTTTCAGTTCTTCATTCTCCCCATTGAGGGTTGCCTTCTCCATCTGAAGAGAAGCAAGTTGCTTCTGCATCTCCGCATTCTTACGTGTAAGTTCGGCAAGACTGGTATTGAGTATCTCCTGTTCTTTTGTGAGGGACTCAATCTTCTTCCTCTCGGTCTGAAGCTCTTCGGTGACCTTGGCTTTATCCTTCTCTACACCCTCCAGCGCCTTTTTGAGTGCATCCGGTTCGATCACATCTCTCCTCGTGTTGGCCATACATCCCCCCTCAGGATCTCCGTACCTGAACCGGCGGCGGTATCGAGACGAGCCGTGCCTTGATCATGCTGTTTGCGGTACTATCATACTTGAACGCATTCTGGTAGTGAGCGTTCATCGGAGCTGCAAACAGACGGTTTCGAATTATCTTCAGGCCTCCGCTCTTCTCTTCAACGACCCTGGTCATTGAGAGGGCCATCTTCAGTTCCAGCTCTACTTCGGAGAAATGGTACCACGTTGCAGTGATCCCGGTATCGCTCAGATCTCCTGTATTGTCAATGAGTGTCTGCGTTGCAAGGCTGTTCTTATCCAGTTCCAGCTGACTCTGGGCAACACCCCTGCTCACATGAAGCAGAACGCTTTCAAGCGGGCTGATCAGGACGTCCTCGATGATCTTCTCAACGTCAGCCATACATGGTCCTCCATGTGTCCGGGTGGTTCACCACAGGGTTTATCCTGTAGCCTGCCACGTCAGGCACTGATCTCTTCCTTTGCGATGATGGTGGGTATTGCCCTGCTTGGTGGTGGTACCGGCTTGAGGATTGTCCGTATAAGGCTGGTCCCCTCTGCCTGGAATGAGTATGACTGGGCATACTTTGCATTGAATGTGGATGTGTATGCGACCGTTGTCGTATTCTTCACACCAAACTTGGCCGTTCCTGCAAAGAAGCTTGCAATACCTCCTGTTTTGTAGCTGGCGTTGGTATCGGTCGTCGACTTGACCTCAAATTTCTTTGATACGCCAATCTCCAGTGAACGTTCAATCCGCATGGTGATCGTCATCCTGACTTCGATGACCGTATCCGTAAACTGGTAGAATGTCGGATTCAGCCCGTAGGCGATCAGCGGCATATCAGATTTGTTGTAGACGATGGCCGAGGCTGTCACATTCCCTTCCTCATCCCTCGTCTCTTCTATCGCGATAGGAACCGTTTCTTTAGGCAGCGTAATATCCGCAAGTATCTGGGCTACCTTGATTGAGTTCATATCAAGAGCAAACTGCCCCTGGGCAATGGCAAGGGCGAGCTTCTCAACCATTTCCGGGAACGGAACATCAAGAAGCTCCTGTCCCACACTGCTTGGTAGTGCCATACGTTATCAGATCCTTATTTTTCCGGTGAACGAATCACCGGGATATGTGGTTCGCTCAGGGTGATTCCCCCAAGGAGTTCGACGGTACGCAGTTTGCGCACTTCAACCGCCATCTGTTGATCGAGAGGCGCGATGAGCCATCTCTTCTGGTGAGAGGCCATAATGACCTCGGTTCCGAAGTCTTCAAGCATCTTCGCTACTCTCGATACATCCTCCGGTGTTGCAGTATCTTTCAGTTTAATAATATTGATCTCCATCATATGATGCGATATCACCCCCTTTCCGGTATGCCCAGTTCTTTGGCAATTAATATATAATTATTGTTAAATAATTTGTTCTT from Methanocalculus alkaliphilus encodes:
- a CDS encoding ATP-binding protein, which gives rise to MKITSLFIDGFGKFSQWSPPDQFGDGVTAVLGPNEAGKTTMLAFIRRMLYGFPDGRKKDLNHYQPANGGKIGGRLAFETDAGEAYLLHRDGVRSSPKITRPDGSPVNSPLLPSLLGPADQVFYENICAISLDELQEFGTIDRKEIRDRLAAAGAGNLPVRRVADELGASADAIYAVKGKKKEINIRITELKDLEQKIRTIKESQGEYDRINEAISEKRGELARKRGDKKRREEEITYATALSKAWDLYLEREEAIRALEMIPETGPFPEDDLLELDRLVEEVRRLDDDSKDRIEQCTRIDTELTAVHPREEILSQADAIRSIERTIERYRSRKDDLARYQLNRKQKEERSASQLENLGGEWSRERITGFDTSIPVINEIKALHEDLERTDDACRTASINHAAAKTAYAEKREELFRIQERRRDLGEVPEPAIARQQFGEARDLLGIIQQIESLEDDLNTIRKEEARTNEIIASLKIPQPPQPPAWPGYLVFLAAILTLIGGFLAEALLPAAALAVILIIAGAGILIFRGTASVAGSSVPDTGSYQDEAETLASERKKIEMKHAAAIEKGQRLAVTFGLASIPSRREAEDLRDHHEDIVTLADRGADLAKDMARAEVLCRTASTELNVQEDALSLARSGRKDAVDAWKSWCRVRGLPTTTHPELITHLIGGIKEAKDLIAAIDLDRKREESLYEEIQSFEEDIRAAAAACGEAVAGTPEGIGERLVTLLNEAEETMRRRKSLIEKRNGEEKAMENTRSRLEKTTGMLATLLQSRGAATPDEYREFERLSRERQELKRRIHDAEAAIRRISGEERFDDVIMALGEYDPIVMTARLSEMEDEQSGIHTAIEEINQEIGTLQERSSMIEGDDQLTVLISDAAALREEINRISREWAVYTTASSLLTMAVETFEREKQPAILQEAQSFFTGITGGRYTRIIKPLDAANGADLFVEERRGGRKRVDELSRGTAEQLYLALRFGYIRDYVHTSAPVPIIFDDILVNFDPGRRKNACKAIAELAETCQVLYFTCHPETVADLTSAAPGTVVMDLSGI
- a CDS encoding metallophosphoesterase family protein, with the protein product MQPPSRPLRFVHTADLHLGSRVITLPGMHPDVSSSLTDATYTAWQSIIDLCIREEVDFLLVAGDVYDSADRNIRAQLQFRDGLRQLEKSGIAAYIVHGNHDPANAWSRSIQLPKNAHCFSSDEPEVIIHSDQDGTPIAAIAGMSFATAHIRENLAERFPPRDREWPFSIGLLHCSIGGAAGHEPYAPCSIDDLRECGYEYWALGHIHQPATISAGDPYIIYAGNPQGRDMGETGDRGCRLVTVNIDGSVGIESVRTGSYRWDLIEIDISGASDLGILEEKIRERLAAVSEEAYGPIITRLILTGVTPLNHELAGGGITALAERLTEDTPVGKHPVYPERIISRTTPQINREEIIAREDILGEICKKSAGLLSGEKQRIAEAIAPLYISYARSYLNQPDDDEITAIIEEAEALLLSRLAAGGIE
- a CDS encoding pyridoxamine 5'-phosphate oxidase family protein is translated as MEKLGEYFNRQPRIGTLSTANREGRVDSAVFGSPMMTDEKTVVMALGKGRTLDYLNENPHAVYLIMEPGKSFEDWKGLRVYLKMTESATSGEALETFRNRIAEMAGSEAAAMVHAAVTFTITEVRPLIDMGQGWEASI
- a CDS encoding winged helix-turn-helix domain-containing protein, producing MSGRRTAYEIYWEILVFCRKPQSFTGIINRCDLNSKTGQEYLGFLMEKEYLMETVEGDKKRYSSTEKAGEYITLFNSLYQKLFDTAPTFKL
- a CDS encoding PQQ-dependent sugar dehydrogenase, whose amino-acid sequence is MKIPVYLIAVIILLILMVIPAHADLQNEDIRIENFAFQPQSITIEAGTTVIWTNSDPVDHTVTSTEGIFDSGLFGKGEEFEYTFNEPGTYPYFCIPHPQMTGEVIVLEMQDVIEPAVLVADQEIINQMVRIDQVISAGPGWIVIHAEENGTPGPVIGYAPVEDGVSEDLMVTIDLRDATETLFAMLHIDAGVIGVYEFPGEDVPVFVDGEMVVEPFAIIAPQVTMERVGLELIPGNFVAPVTLTSPDDGTNRLFVVDQVGLIWIIDAENNLLNEPFLDISANLVDLRSGFDERGLLGLAFHRNFADNNRFFIYYSAPLSEDAPQGWDHTSRISEFAVSQADPNRADHDSERVILEIHQPQFNHNGGSIMFGPDGYLYIPLGDGGGSNDVGVGHPPQGHGQDITTLLGSILRIDIDGEEPYEIPDDNPFVEQEGRDEIFAYGIRNAWRTSFDAGGERQLFAADAGQALWESVNIIEPGGNYGWNLKEGSHAFDPENPGVSPEEVPVTGLRGEPLIDPIIEYPNANQPGGLGAVVVGGYIYRGSSMPELYGRYIFAEWNRVDASGDGILFVATPPQDGHATGMWEFSELEIVPDGTVGAYILALGQDANHELYVLTSENRGPEGETGRVYRITPPLAVPEPTPATPGPVEIPGFGAFLAVAGLCAAASLALRRR
- a CDS encoding PASTA domain-containing protein, whose amino-acid sequence is MIEPDALKKALEGVEKDKAKVTEELQTERKKIESLTKEQEILNTSLAELTRKNAEMQKQLASLQMEKATLNGENEELKKAVGRLEREEAGLQTRLAALEKEARDTKTDEEITDLRRNLAALHQEKVALGQENEELKGSVGRLEREEALLRGRIAGLEKEIRMPETGAESPDIHTRLASIKFEKIALSVENEQLRTAVARLEKEEYETRNRIQILERELQRPKLLPEELTGMLKNALVKMEEGLQTTGGRVGYIVGRFDADIKASLSVDKDNNFAMKLPYPGEMVTPESLSSIKLSFSAVPRMDTNLVGVPQCTGMSKETAIMEIQRAGLNVETKERPSPSPAGTVFNQEPEAYAEVPLKSTVMLTLSIPETVIIPKLTGMRKDDALRMIIDNHLIAGEIRQELSAEPPDLVLGQNPPEGAEVEGMSRVDLVISREGVTVPKLIDQTEEEAKESLRKASLKAGEIRYTRSQNPDRIVVEQSPGADEIVEPGSLVILTIAQPVSIAELRSMIQSDEEAQKNEKLFQRTLTAMDRLEIQNPDEIRRLAVVSDEDLKRTLGLQTDEEAEKVRKVIERVFTDLGGT